A genomic segment from Lignipirellula cremea encodes:
- a CDS encoding DUF4339 domain-containing protein: MADNVWYYAQGDEEKGPVTTADLKSMAAAGKLKPDDLVWKEGMPDWSAASTVRGLFAHPPGSRPSPPPSWSGAPAARSSEENLSDSGGPPPTRPTNLLADLARHCPPRLAGRVLLFCGLLLVLWAKGCDSLGRRYVARVQARPVLEENEFERTYAVRLSALRSDRDIYLETDAGERDPKVLTRIEDDIEKLTEKKQEEEEQLERGEWGRLKAIAADAANNNAVSAYYREMAFLFGSMVLVCGLLGVAFTSDGAERWISYIMLAIITFSLYIGGAAFLHLP, from the coding sequence ATGGCAGACAACGTGTGGTATTACGCGCAGGGCGATGAAGAGAAAGGCCCCGTCACCACGGCCGATCTCAAGTCGATGGCGGCGGCCGGCAAACTCAAGCCGGACGATCTGGTCTGGAAAGAAGGCATGCCCGACTGGTCGGCGGCCAGCACGGTGCGGGGGCTGTTCGCCCATCCGCCCGGTTCGCGGCCTTCGCCGCCGCCTTCCTGGTCCGGGGCTCCGGCCGCGCGCTCCTCCGAGGAAAACCTGTCGGATTCCGGCGGACCGCCGCCGACGCGCCCCACGAACTTGCTGGCGGACCTGGCTCGCCATTGCCCGCCCCGGCTGGCGGGTCGGGTATTGCTGTTTTGCGGCTTGCTGCTGGTGCTGTGGGCCAAAGGATGCGATTCGCTGGGCCGGCGGTATGTGGCGCGGGTGCAGGCCCGGCCGGTCCTGGAGGAAAACGAGTTCGAACGGACCTATGCGGTGCGGCTGTCTGCGTTGCGGTCGGATCGCGACATCTATCTGGAGACCGATGCGGGCGAGCGGGACCCCAAAGTGCTCACCCGGATCGAAGACGATATTGAGAAACTGACGGAGAAGAAACAGGAAGAAGAAGAGCAGCTGGAGCGGGGCGAATGGGGCCGCCTGAAGGCGATCGCCGCCGACGCGGCCAACAACAACGCGGTGAGCGCCTACTATCGCGAAATGGCGTTTCTCTTCGGCAGTATGGTGCTGGTCTGCGGCCTTTTGGGGGTCGCCTTTACCAGCGACGGGGCCGAGCGCTGGATCAGCTACATCATGCTGGCGATCATCACCTTCAGCCTGTACATCGGCGGCGCCGCATTCTTGCATCTGCCGTAA
- a CDS encoding c-type cytochrome, translated as MMSYFRTPWGLHGSRTTSAVGVLALCSTVALLGPFALPVAAGETYTQVPAVVAAVDREGATQEAEPSVAAVEWPVWTAGPVPQWIWGADVAKSYLLSREFPGGAKSAKLIATCDNVMELRFNGEKIASSNAWEDPVQVDITKYLKADNNQLVASVSNQGGVAGFALKVVLTGADGKVSYLVSDKSWQAADKGKASDTVAATERAAMGDGPWGNVFSGSKSAASAQGDLFSVLPGFQVERLFTVPKNELGSWVSIAFDNKGRLIASDQAGKGLCRITPPPIGSKEPTKVEHLDIKITSAQGMLYAFDSLYISVNGGPGSGLYRARDTNGDDQYDEVVKLKDLQGGGEHGPHALRLTPDGKSLVQIAGNHTNPPADFDASAVPSNWSEDLLLPRQWDARGHARGKLAPGGWIAKTDPDGKTFEIISSGYRNPYDMDFNDDGELFAYDADMEWDVGSPWYRPTRVVHAVSGSEFGWRSGTGKWPTYFLDSVPPLIDIGPGSPVGAAFGRGAKFPAAYQKALYICDWTFGTMYAIHMEPDGASYKATKEEFVARTPLPLTDVAIGPDGAMYFTIGGRGAQSELFRVTYVGDESTAPVSGKNAEFAELRALRRQLEAFHRPAADPAQAVELALANLAHEDRFIRYAARVALEHQPVALWQDRVLAEKTPLGLINGSVALSRQGDPAVQTQLLAALQTIDPAKLDEATLLGLLRAYSLAFIRLGEPSAETAEAIAAPLDALYPADSDNLNRELSRVLVYLKSPTVISKTLELIAQPSKPQENEMTELLARNAGYGGTIAKMYANQPDLQKTHYAFVLRNLKYGWTLEQRKAYFAWLADARNRSGGASYQGFIDNISKEALENATELERAALASTALPAPKPSELPKAEGPGRMWTTDDLVAAADKGLTGRNFEHGQKMFAAARCVVCHRFGGFGGATGPDLTNVAGRFSIKDLGEAIVEPSKIISDQYAAHVLITGNGKQYTGRLLSQTDDGVSMLIDPEDASKVIDVKKDDVEELIPSKVSLMPKDSINVLNEEELLDLLAFLLSRGNPQHRMFAQ; from the coding sequence ATGATGTCATACTTCAGGACCCCCTGGGGTCTGCATGGTTCCCGCACGACGTCTGCCGTCGGCGTGCTGGCCCTTTGCTCGACGGTCGCCCTGCTCGGGCCTTTCGCCTTGCCGGTGGCGGCGGGAGAAACGTATACGCAAGTTCCAGCCGTTGTCGCGGCGGTCGATCGCGAAGGCGCGACCCAGGAAGCAGAACCTTCCGTCGCCGCCGTGGAATGGCCCGTCTGGACCGCTGGCCCGGTCCCCCAGTGGATCTGGGGCGCCGATGTGGCGAAATCGTATCTGCTCTCCCGCGAATTTCCTGGCGGCGCCAAATCGGCGAAGCTGATCGCCACGTGCGATAACGTCATGGAGCTGCGTTTCAACGGCGAGAAAATCGCCAGCAGCAATGCCTGGGAAGACCCCGTCCAGGTCGACATCACCAAATATCTCAAAGCGGATAACAACCAACTGGTCGCCAGCGTCAGTAACCAAGGCGGCGTCGCTGGTTTTGCGCTGAAGGTCGTGCTGACCGGCGCCGACGGCAAGGTCAGTTACCTGGTGAGTGACAAGTCCTGGCAAGCCGCCGACAAAGGGAAAGCCAGCGATACGGTCGCCGCCACCGAACGCGCCGCCATGGGCGACGGTCCCTGGGGGAACGTGTTCAGCGGCTCCAAGTCCGCTGCCAGCGCCCAGGGCGATCTGTTCAGCGTGCTGCCCGGCTTTCAGGTGGAGCGATTGTTTACCGTGCCGAAAAACGAACTCGGCTCCTGGGTGTCGATCGCCTTTGACAACAAAGGTCGTCTGATTGCCAGCGACCAGGCCGGCAAAGGGCTGTGCCGGATTACGCCGCCGCCGATCGGCAGCAAAGAGCCGACCAAAGTCGAGCATCTGGATATCAAAATCACCTCGGCTCAGGGGATGCTCTACGCCTTTGACAGCCTGTACATTTCCGTCAACGGCGGCCCGGGCAGCGGCCTGTATCGCGCTCGCGACACCAACGGCGACGACCAGTACGACGAGGTCGTTAAACTCAAGGACCTGCAGGGCGGCGGCGAACACGGCCCGCACGCCTTGCGGTTGACGCCCGATGGCAAGTCGCTGGTTCAGATCGCCGGCAACCATACGAACCCGCCGGCCGATTTTGACGCCAGCGCGGTTCCCTCCAACTGGTCGGAAGACCTGCTGCTGCCCCGCCAGTGGGACGCCCGCGGTCATGCCCGCGGCAAGCTGGCTCCCGGCGGCTGGATCGCCAAAACGGATCCCGACGGGAAAACCTTTGAGATCATCAGCAGCGGTTATCGCAACCCTTACGACATGGACTTCAACGACGACGGCGAGCTGTTCGCCTATGACGCCGACATGGAGTGGGATGTCGGTTCTCCCTGGTACCGTCCGACTCGTGTGGTGCATGCCGTCAGCGGCAGCGAATTCGGCTGGCGTTCCGGCACCGGCAAATGGCCGACGTACTTTCTCGATAGCGTGCCGCCGCTGATCGACATCGGCCCCGGCTCGCCCGTCGGCGCCGCCTTTGGCCGCGGCGCCAAATTCCCGGCCGCCTATCAGAAGGCCCTGTACATTTGCGACTGGACCTTCGGCACCATGTACGCCATTCACATGGAGCCCGACGGAGCCAGCTACAAAGCGACCAAAGAAGAATTCGTCGCCCGCACTCCGTTGCCGCTGACCGATGTCGCCATCGGTCCCGACGGCGCCATGTACTTCACCATCGGCGGCCGTGGAGCCCAGTCGGAGCTGTTCCGGGTGACCTACGTCGGCGACGAGTCGACCGCCCCGGTCTCCGGCAAGAACGCCGAGTTCGCCGAGCTGCGCGCCCTGCGGCGTCAGCTGGAAGCGTTCCATCGTCCGGCTGCCGATCCGGCCCAGGCCGTGGAGTTGGCCCTGGCGAATCTGGCGCACGAAGATCGCTTCATCCGCTACGCGGCCCGCGTGGCGCTGGAGCATCAACCGGTCGCCCTGTGGCAGGACCGCGTGCTGGCCGAAAAGACGCCGCTGGGCCTGATCAACGGCTCCGTCGCGCTCTCCCGCCAGGGGGATCCCGCCGTGCAGACGCAGCTGCTGGCCGCCCTGCAGACGATCGACCCGGCGAAGCTCGACGAAGCGACCCTGCTGGGCCTGCTGCGGGCGTACTCCCTGGCGTTCATCCGTCTGGGCGAACCGAGCGCCGAAACGGCCGAGGCGATCGCCGCCCCGCTTGATGCGTTGTACCCGGCCGACAGCGATAACCTCAATCGCGAGCTGAGTCGCGTGCTGGTCTATCTCAAGTCGCCCACCGTGATCAGCAAAACGCTGGAACTGATCGCCCAGCCCAGCAAGCCGCAAGAAAATGAAATGACCGAGTTGCTGGCCCGCAACGCCGGCTACGGCGGCACGATCGCCAAAATGTACGCCAACCAGCCCGACCTGCAGAAAACGCACTACGCCTTTGTGTTGCGAAACCTGAAGTACGGCTGGACGCTCGAACAGCGCAAGGCGTACTTCGCCTGGCTGGCCGACGCCCGCAACCGCAGCGGCGGAGCCAGCTACCAGGGCTTCATTGACAACATCAGCAAGGAAGCACTTGAGAACGCAACCGAGCTGGAACGGGCCGCGCTGGCTTCCACCGCCCTGCCCGCTCCCAAACCTTCGGAGCTGCCCAAGGCGGAAGGCCCCGGCCGCATGTGGACGACGGACGACCTGGTCGCCGCCGCCGACAAAGGTCTGACCGGCCGGAACTTTGAGCACGGCCAGAAAATGTTCGCCGCGGCCCGCTGCGTGGTGTGCCATCGCTTTGGCGGTTTTGGCGGAGCAACCGGCCCCGATCTGACGAACGTCGCCGGCCGCTTCAGCATCAAAGACCTGGGCGAAGCGATCGTCGAGCCGAGCAAGATTATCTCGGACCAGTATGCGGCCCACGTGCTGATTACCGGTAACGGCAAGCAGTATACGGGACGTCTGCTGAGCCAGACCGACGACGGCGTGAGCATGCTGATCGACCCGGAAGACGCCAGTAAAGTGATCGACGTGAAAAAAGACGACGTCGAAGAGCTGATCCCCTCGAAGGTCTCGCTGATGCCGAAAGACAGCATCAACGTGCTCAACGAGGAAGAACTGCTCGACCTGCTGGCGTTCCTGCTTTCGCGCGGTAACCCGCAACACCGCATGTTCGCCCAGTAA
- a CDS encoding glycosyltransferase family 4 protein yields the protein MSPRELHITYLTAGAAGMYCGSCMHDNTLARALAQRGVDVQLVPLYTPIRTDEHDVSVDEVFFGGINVFLQQKFSLFRYLPRIFDHMLDNPRLLRWATKSASKTDATMLGALTVSVLRGAHGHQRKEVKRLTKYLQTHSPPDLVNFSNMMIAGCAPALKAQLKIPALVTLQGDDIFLDDLPEPHKSQAFTEIRRLVKEIDGFIVNSQYYADYMGEYFSIPSEKIHITPLCMDTGDFHEFAPHHGELPAPDPSRPPTVGYLARLAPEKGLHLLVDAFIKLRKKLPQARLKIAGYLGDNRKDYAEDQFARLRSAGLEDAFEYAGAVDRPGKIAFLKGIDVLSTPTVYHEPKGLFVLESLAAGVPVIQPAHGAFPELLAATGGGRLVRPADTDHLAEELHSLLLDHPLRRLLGEAGRRAVHHRYHADAMAEGMLAIYSRFLPDRAGEDEQKKG from the coding sequence ATGTCGCCCCGTGAACTCCATATCACCTATCTGACCGCAGGCGCCGCCGGCATGTACTGCGGCAGCTGCATGCACGATAACACGCTTGCCCGGGCGCTGGCCCAGCGGGGCGTCGATGTGCAGCTGGTGCCGCTGTATACGCCGATCCGCACTGACGAACACGATGTCAGCGTCGACGAGGTGTTCTTTGGCGGCATCAATGTGTTCCTGCAGCAAAAGTTCTCGCTGTTTCGGTATCTGCCGCGCATTTTTGATCACATGCTGGATAACCCGCGTTTGCTCCGCTGGGCGACCAAATCCGCCAGCAAGACCGACGCGACAATGCTGGGGGCCCTGACCGTTTCCGTGCTGCGGGGCGCCCATGGCCATCAACGGAAAGAAGTCAAACGCCTGACAAAGTACCTGCAGACCCACTCGCCGCCCGACCTGGTGAACTTCAGCAATATGATGATCGCCGGCTGCGCCCCGGCTTTGAAGGCCCAGCTGAAAATACCGGCCCTGGTGACCCTGCAGGGGGACGACATATTTCTCGACGATCTGCCTGAGCCCCACAAATCACAGGCCTTTACTGAGATTCGCCGGCTGGTGAAGGAGATTGATGGCTTCATTGTGAACAGCCAGTACTACGCCGATTACATGGGCGAGTACTTCTCGATCCCGTCCGAAAAGATCCACATTACCCCGTTATGTATGGATACGGGCGACTTCCACGAGTTCGCCCCGCACCACGGCGAACTGCCGGCGCCGGATCCCTCGCGGCCGCCGACGGTCGGCTATCTGGCCCGGCTGGCCCCCGAGAAAGGACTGCACCTGCTGGTCGATGCGTTTATCAAACTGCGAAAGAAGCTGCCCCAGGCGCGGCTGAAAATCGCCGGCTACCTGGGCGACAACCGGAAGGACTACGCCGAAGATCAGTTCGCCCGGTTGCGGAGCGCTGGCCTGGAGGACGCCTTTGAATACGCAGGCGCCGTCGACCGCCCGGGAAAGATCGCATTTCTTAAAGGGATCGACGTCCTGTCCACGCCGACCGTTTACCACGAACCGAAGGGGCTGTTCGTGCTGGAGTCCCTGGCGGCCGGCGTGCCGGTCATCCAGCCGGCGCATGGGGCTTTCCCGGAATTGCTGGCGGCAACCGGCGGAGGCCGGCTGGTCAGGCCGGCCGACACGGACCATCTGGCCGAAGAATTGCACTCCCTGCTGCTCGATCACCCCCTGCGCCGACTGCTGGGCGAAGCCGGCCGCCGGGCCGTGCACCATCGCTACCACGCCGACGCCATGGCCGAGGGGATGCTGGCCATTTATTCCCGGTTTTTGCCGGACAGGGCAGGGGAGGACGAACAAAAAAAAGGGTAG
- the rpmB gene encoding 50S ribosomal protein L28 → MARECEVCGKGPMMGNSIETRGKAKYLGGVGTKVTGITRRQFRPNLQRVKVATAEGGARSMRVCVACIRSGAIRKVVKQKPFQAPKK, encoded by the coding sequence ATGGCTCGAGAATGTGAAGTTTGCGGCAAAGGCCCCATGATGGGCAATAGCATCGAAACCCGCGGTAAAGCCAAATACCTGGGCGGCGTCGGTACGAAAGTCACCGGCATTACCCGCCGTCAGTTCCGCCCCAACCTGCAGCGCGTCAAAGTCGCCACGGCAGAAGGCGGCGCCCGTTCGATGCGCGTCTGTGTCGCCTGCATCCGCAGCGGCGCGATTCGCAAAGTGGTCAAGCAGAAGCCGTTCCAGGCTCCCAAAAAGTAG
- the gatC gene encoding Asp-tRNA(Asn)/Glu-tRNA(Gln) amidotransferase subunit GatC, giving the protein MSLSRSEVEKVSLLARLQLTEAELDLYVIHLNQIVGYVELLSELDTTGVEPMAHAIEMRNVLVPDVSQPSLPRDQALANAPKRDEECYRVPAVLE; this is encoded by the coding sequence ATGAGTCTGTCACGCAGCGAAGTTGAAAAAGTCTCCCTACTCGCCCGGTTGCAGTTGACCGAGGCTGAGCTGGATCTTTACGTAATCCACCTCAATCAAATTGTGGGTTACGTCGAGCTGCTTTCGGAGCTCGACACCACTGGGGTGGAACCAATGGCCCACGCCATTGAAATGCGGAATGTGCTCGTCCCCGACGTTTCGCAACCAAGCCTGCCGCGCGACCAGGCCCTGGCCAACGCCCCCAAACGCGACGAAGAGTGCTATCGCGTGCCGGCCGTTCTGGAATAG
- a CDS encoding type 2 periplasmic-binding domain-containing protein: MKLATCRSAIHLLPLFLLLLAGCSSSPPKPSDSETTEPTKVEGKVRLLVVDDPALAAVIERQWKARATNELEVFSLTAVELAGKKQLDADAVIYPSGLLGELAVANLIRPLPRETLESAEFQHDDLMKLPRGSEVSWGDEVYAVSLGSPQYCLLYRNDLLTAAGLRVPQDWPAFQQVRELLSARPADLPDDQPWAPSLEPLSAGWASQSLLVRAAPYVREPSRYSTLFNYRTMEPYIASPAFVQALKELAAACQDLPFEPAELTPERVLQEFLAGHAAMALDWPTAAIETDEPPPTAEFSMALAPGSPKVFNDRSGEWQTKSDPSLRQVPLLGVAGRSGSVTRESQHAAAAATTLAILSSTAWSKEIAAQSPATTVYRNSQLGSVKAWLPAPLQAESDRYAEVVSDSQYARLTLFSPRIPGRSEYLAALDQAVWAVLKGDQSAEKALQQTADEWSKITEKYGVESQVQAYKRSLGL, encoded by the coding sequence ATGAAATTAGCCACCTGCCGGTCTGCGATCCATCTCTTGCCGCTGTTCCTCTTGCTGCTGGCAGGCTGTTCTTCATCGCCGCCCAAGCCTTCTGACAGCGAAACGACCGAACCGACCAAGGTTGAGGGGAAAGTTCGTCTGCTGGTGGTTGATGACCCGGCCCTGGCGGCAGTGATTGAACGCCAGTGGAAGGCCCGCGCCACGAATGAGCTGGAGGTCTTCTCTCTGACGGCAGTCGAGCTTGCCGGTAAAAAGCAGCTGGACGCCGACGCGGTCATTTATCCGTCCGGCCTGCTGGGAGAACTGGCGGTGGCGAATCTGATCCGGCCGTTGCCGCGAGAGACGCTGGAAAGCGCCGAGTTCCAGCACGACGACCTCATGAAGCTGCCCCGCGGCTCGGAGGTCTCCTGGGGCGACGAAGTGTACGCCGTGTCGCTCGGATCGCCCCAGTACTGCCTGCTTTATCGGAACGACCTGCTGACTGCGGCAGGGCTCCGCGTCCCCCAGGACTGGCCCGCCTTCCAGCAGGTGCGGGAACTGCTGTCCGCGCGTCCCGCAGACCTGCCAGACGATCAGCCCTGGGCTCCCTCGCTGGAGCCGCTTTCCGCCGGCTGGGCCAGCCAGTCGCTGCTAGTCAGGGCGGCTCCCTATGTCCGCGAACCCAGCCGCTATTCCACCCTGTTCAACTACCGGACCATGGAGCCTTACATTGCTTCGCCCGCGTTTGTCCAGGCGCTCAAAGAGCTGGCGGCGGCGTGCCAGGACCTGCCCTTTGAACCGGCCGAACTAACGCCGGAGCGCGTCCTGCAGGAGTTTCTGGCAGGTCATGCGGCCATGGCGCTCGACTGGCCGACGGCCGCAATCGAAACGGACGAACCGCCGCCGACCGCCGAGTTCAGCATGGCCCTGGCGCCCGGTTCTCCCAAGGTTTTCAATGACCGCAGCGGCGAATGGCAAACCAAGAGCGACCCTAGCCTGCGACAGGTTCCGCTGCTGGGCGTCGCCGGCCGTTCCGGCTCAGTCACTCGAGAGTCGCAACATGCGGCCGCCGCGGCGACCACGCTGGCGATTCTGTCGAGCACCGCCTGGAGCAAAGAGATCGCCGCCCAGAGTCCGGCGACGACCGTTTATCGCAACTCGCAACTGGGTTCCGTCAAAGCCTGGCTGCCGGCTCCGCTGCAGGCCGAAAGCGACCGCTACGCCGAAGTCGTTTCCGACAGCCAGTACGCCCGACTGACGCTCTTTTCGCCCCGCATTCCTGGCCGGTCAGAATACCTCGCCGCCCTCGACCAGGCTGTCTGGGCGGTCCTCAAAGGAGACCAGTCCGCCGAGAAAGCCCTGCAGCAAACGGCCGACGAGTGGAGCAAAATCACCGAGAAATACGGCGTCGAATCACAAGTCCAGGCCTACAAACGCAGCCTCGGTCTCTAA
- a CDS encoding DUF11 domain-containing protein: MALQRRFNNGSDLAAWSPWLLSLVLLCSCRTPGASLTAQAPHRPDAPPPLTQPAPAAQAPPVVAPQASAATAAPTGVAQVAYHQDPAVVPASDPGPAYCPPGSAGAAGQAAQGGFPHPGRPYAGGYPQGGYAGAPFGMMPYAGAMLPPGAASGPPQPIGPAIYSANPYGQWQPPRIGGEWPRDEYVFDGGDRNQEVQVDYDWTVRGLDLEDTVAHYDTLDGRVMVEPSNRTPIYAPRFAAVRKIYGVVVTDANEGLIAAESQSQAMLQEETRIPTTMMQPIEAIGQIGVGQPSNISDRTRGLTVGTLQKVTEYQGDLGVHNDFQIFHRGVFENSEKARLSEYTAAVGVWTENQMTQVLFDAEKADVESSTTAAQVVYVNEDIPGNPRLQLVKTASTRAAKPGDIIEFSLRFDNIGDEIIGNVTLIDNLTPRLEYVPDSAQSNPPAKLYTDVNEGDSLILRWELESPLLPGKGGVIHFKCRMR; encoded by the coding sequence ATGGCGTTGCAACGTCGATTCAACAACGGAAGCGATCTGGCAGCCTGGAGCCCCTGGCTGTTGAGCCTGGTGCTGCTCTGTTCTTGCCGCACGCCGGGAGCCAGTCTTACCGCTCAGGCGCCGCATCGTCCCGACGCACCGCCGCCGCTGACCCAACCGGCCCCTGCCGCGCAGGCGCCGCCCGTCGTCGCTCCCCAGGCATCCGCTGCTACTGCTGCGCCTACGGGCGTGGCCCAGGTGGCTTATCACCAGGATCCGGCGGTTGTTCCGGCAAGCGATCCGGGCCCGGCCTATTGCCCGCCTGGTTCCGCTGGCGCGGCCGGCCAGGCGGCCCAGGGTGGTTTCCCGCATCCTGGTCGTCCTTACGCGGGCGGTTATCCGCAAGGCGGTTACGCGGGGGCGCCGTTCGGAATGATGCCTTACGCCGGCGCCATGTTGCCGCCGGGCGCGGCCAGCGGTCCGCCGCAGCCGATCGGACCCGCCATTTACTCGGCCAATCCTTACGGGCAATGGCAGCCGCCGCGGATTGGCGGCGAGTGGCCGCGGGATGAATACGTCTTTGACGGCGGTGATCGCAACCAGGAAGTCCAGGTGGATTACGACTGGACGGTCCGCGGTCTTGATCTGGAAGATACGGTCGCCCATTACGATACGCTGGATGGCCGCGTGATGGTCGAGCCCAGTAACCGCACTCCCATTTATGCTCCCCGCTTTGCCGCGGTCCGCAAGATTTACGGCGTGGTCGTGACCGATGCGAACGAAGGCCTGATCGCCGCCGAGTCGCAGTCGCAAGCGATGCTGCAGGAAGAAACACGTATCCCGACCACCATGATGCAGCCGATCGAAGCGATCGGCCAGATTGGCGTCGGCCAACCCAGCAACATCAGCGATCGCACTCGCGGCCTGACCGTCGGCACCCTGCAGAAGGTCACCGAATACCAGGGCGACCTGGGCGTGCACAACGACTTCCAGATTTTCCATCGCGGCGTGTTTGAGAACTCCGAGAAGGCTCGCCTGTCGGAATACACGGCGGCCGTGGGAGTCTGGACCGAGAATCAAATGACGCAGGTGCTCTTCGACGCCGAAAAAGCAGATGTCGAAAGCAGCACGACCGCCGCCCAGGTGGTGTACGTCAACGAAGATATCCCCGGCAACCCGCGTTTGCAGCTGGTGAAAACGGCCTCGACACGGGCCGCCAAACCGGGCGATATCATCGAGTTCTCGCTGCGGTTTGATAACATCGGCGACGAGATCATCGGCAACGTCACGCTGATCGACAACCTGACGCCCCGACTGGAATACGTGCCCGACAGCGCCCAGTCGAATCCGCCCGCAAAGTTGTACACCGACGTCAACGAAGGCGACTCGCTCATCCTGCGATGGGAGCTGGAAAGTCCGCTGCTGCCCGGCAAAGGCGGCGTGATCCACTTCAAGTGCCGGATGCGATAA
- the dtd gene encoding D-aminoacyl-tRNA deacylase codes for MRACVQRVTQASVEVDGQIVGAIEDGLLVLLGVGQGDADADAVFLANKIVGLRIFEDDAGKMNRSLSETGGAVLAVSQFTLYGDCRKGRRPSFIQAASPEQGEQLYEAFVAAVAAAGIRVATGRFRTHMKVALVNDGPVTLWLDTQQ; via the coding sequence ATGCGGGCCTGTGTCCAGCGCGTTACCCAGGCCAGCGTCGAAGTCGACGGCCAGATCGTCGGCGCCATTGAAGACGGTCTGCTGGTATTACTGGGAGTGGGGCAGGGGGACGCGGACGCGGACGCTGTCTTTCTGGCCAACAAGATCGTCGGCCTCCGCATCTTTGAAGACGACGCCGGGAAGATGAACCGCTCCCTGAGCGAAACGGGCGGGGCCGTGCTGGCCGTCAGCCAGTTCACGCTCTACGGTGACTGCCGCAAAGGCCGTCGCCCCAGTTTTATCCAGGCCGCTTCGCCAGAGCAGGGGGAGCAGTTGTACGAAGCGTTCGTCGCCGCCGTCGCCGCTGCGGGAATCCGCGTCGCCACCGGCCGTTTCCGCACGCACATGAAAGTAGCGCTCGTCAACGACGGCCCCGTCACGCTCTGGCTCGACACCCAGCAGTAA
- a CDS encoding metal-dependent hydrolase, translated as MADFKTHITTSTLLGVGYGAVGVLFWEMSLDHAMVAAGLCSVSGMLPDLDSDSGVPVRETTAFSAAVVPMLMLERFQDLALTREQMVLAAGLMYIAVRFGVAEVFKRYTVHRGMWHSIPAMMSVGLLAFLICSSHDFNVRVYKSAAVVLGFLSHLVLDELWSVDLQGRAIPRLKKSSGTALKFFSKSSWANISTYGKLSLLMLLVAGDPIMMDRYGYPETVAPRAARRFIKDVFDKAEQPVIRR; from the coding sequence ATGGCGGACTTCAAAACCCATATTACGACAAGCACACTGCTGGGAGTAGGCTATGGGGCCGTGGGCGTTCTGTTCTGGGAGATGTCCCTCGACCATGCCATGGTGGCTGCCGGCTTGTGCAGCGTGTCGGGCATGCTGCCGGATCTCGACAGCGACTCGGGCGTGCCGGTGCGGGAAACCACGGCGTTCTCGGCCGCGGTCGTCCCCATGCTGATGCTGGAACGTTTTCAGGATCTGGCCCTGACGCGCGAACAAATGGTGCTGGCCGCCGGACTGATGTATATCGCTGTGCGGTTTGGCGTGGCTGAAGTTTTCAAACGCTACACGGTGCATCGCGGCATGTGGCATAGTATTCCCGCCATGATGAGCGTCGGGCTGCTAGCGTTTCTGATCTGTTCCAGCCACGATTTCAATGTGAGGGTGTACAAGTCGGCCGCGGTCGTGCTGGGCTTTTTGTCGCACCTGGTGCTCGACGAATTGTGGTCGGTCGATCTGCAGGGCCGCGCCATTCCTCGGTTGAAAAAGTCCTCGGGCACGGCGCTCAAGTTTTTCAGCAAGAGCAGCTGGGCGAATATCTCCACTTACGGCAAGCTCAGCCTGCTGATGCTGCTGGTCGCCGGCGATCCGATCATGATGGATCGCTATGGCTACCCGGAAACAGTCGCCCCCCGCGCCGCCCGGCGGTTTATCAAAGATGTCTTCGACAAGGCCGAGCAGCCCGTCATCCGGCGGTAA
- a CDS encoding CvpA family protein, whose protein sequence is MQIYDMIMLAVLLAAVLFGFWKGLAWQIASLSAVFLSYFVSYQFRDVVAAQLGVDEKWNSMLAMLILYVGTSLLVWLGFRVVKNGLNRMKLKEFDSQLGATLGAVKGGILCLIITFFALTLLSDAQKHQVCCSYSGYVMGRTIDRLNVLLPEEAHAAIGPYLDRLDQELEHDHSGHILAEETKPILPGLPGVPALPEQLTPNSQSGQFGQPGQFGNLQQGIDAAREAKAALDAVEATFTRQR, encoded by the coding sequence ATGCAAATTTATGACATGATCATGCTGGCCGTGCTTCTGGCCGCCGTGCTGTTCGGTTTCTGGAAAGGCCTCGCCTGGCAGATCGCCTCGCTGTCGGCCGTCTTCCTGAGCTACTTCGTCTCTTACCAGTTCCGCGATGTAGTCGCGGCCCAACTGGGCGTCGACGAAAAATGGAACAGCATGCTGGCGATGCTCATCCTGTACGTCGGCACCTCACTGCTGGTCTGGCTGGGTTTCCGCGTGGTCAAGAACGGCCTGAACCGGATGAAGCTGAAAGAGTTCGACAGCCAGCTCGGCGCGACCCTGGGCGCCGTCAAGGGAGGCATCCTCTGCCTGATCATCACCTTCTTCGCGCTGACCTTGCTGAGCGACGCTCAAAAACATCAGGTCTGCTGCTCGTACTCCGGCTATGTGATGGGCCGCACCATCGACCGCCTGAATGTGCTGCTGCCGGAAGAAGCCCATGCCGCCATTGGCCCCTACCTGGACCGGCTGGACCAGGAACTGGAACACGATCACTCGGGACACATCCTGGCGGAAGAAACCAAACCCATCCTGCCGGGACTGCCGGGCGTTCCCGCTTTGCCGGAACAACTCACTCCCAACAGCCAGTCGGGTCAATTCGGCCAGCCCGGCCAGTTCGGCAACCTGCAGCAAGGCATCGATGCCGCGCGGGAAGCCAAAGCGGCCCTGGACGCCGTGGAAGCGACTTTCACCCGGCAGCGATAA